A stretch of Solenopsis invicta isolate M01_SB chromosome 9, UNIL_Sinv_3.0, whole genome shotgun sequence DNA encodes these proteins:
- the LOC105208289 gene encoding echinoderm microtubule-associated protein-like 2 isoform X1 has protein sequence MSTPDTMDTIDEAEQAWHEMLECETGSLLGRVADLERQSLAQRDEIVCLRATLADALRRIAQLEAREKREDDRNERRNERMVSSPLRNGHVPLRSSQNSVPQKDLRLRQTGVLRNSSSSGSSQDVRDATSSPRRPASYVHPSQLPQRRSVHYQSTGSLHSDSPSSSSVSPVPSPSPRATPLPVARSPTARSNGPPQSSLRRAKRWSSTGDFTHSPQNQGSNSQLVGTRLSASTKSLFNLFKPPAMNNVKHGTRDMQYNEEEGTVRMYLRGRPVVLYVPTSMMESYDLHKVSTPPQSKLKLDWVYGYRGRDCRSNLHLLPTGEIVYFVAAVVVLYNMEEHSQRHYLGHTDDVKCIAIHPNKLIVATGQVCGTDRRDAMPHIRIWNSVSLTTLSVIGNGEFDGSICCLSFSKADGGNYLCAIDETSDHNISIWDWQKSDRGTKVTETKCSVDTVVCAEWHPLERNQIVSCGKGHVSFWSLDNGGMLYKRMGVFESRDKPRYVTCVAFNQNGDILTGDSNGNIIVWARGTNTISRLVRNLHEGSIFSICVLKNGNIITGGGKDGKILYFDASLNLTGEEAQIEDHFGGIRTLSEGRGTQLLIGTTRNCILVGENDMGFNPAMLGHAEEVWGLAAHPTLPQFATAGHDRLLQMWDSLSHTVVWSKDIGEQAQSIAFSPDGNIIVVGCVSGKWLAIDSETRELYTHHSDGAEPMQVVQFSPDGSLLALGSRDNYIYIYQVNEVATKYSRVGRCMPKRIRRHGGHSSFITHLDWSVDGQYLRSNSGDYELLYWNPGVCRQIPQSSMLRNVDWATHTCVISFETIGIWPEGADGTDVNNCTRSGDGKLLATGDDFGKVKLFSHPACQPKSLYHSYGGHSSHVTNVSFLQDDSRLVSTGGADTSVLQWIVN, from the exons ATGTCCACGCCGGACACGATGGATACCATTGACGAGGCGGAACAAGCGTGGC ATGAGATGCTGGAGTGTGAGACTGGATCCCTTTTAGGCAGAGTGGCGGACCTCGAAAGGCAATCCTTGGCGCAGAGGGACGAGATAGTTTGTCTTCGCGCCACTCTTGCGGATGCACTAAGGCGAATCGCCCAGCTTGAGGCAAGAGAAAAGCGAGAGGATGACAGGAACGAGAGGAGAAACGAAAGGATGGTGTCCTCGCCCTTAAGGAACGGCCATGTACCTCTCAGAA GTAGTCAAAATTCGGTGCCACAGAAGGACTTAAGGTTGCGCCAGACCGGTGTCCTCAGAAATTCCTCATCCTCGGGATCGTCGCAGGACGTTCGCGACGCGACGTCCAGTCCGAGACGGCCTGCCAGCTATGTGCATCCCTCCCAACTTCCTCAAAG GAGATCCGTCCACTATCAGTCAACGGGCTCTTTGCATTCCGATAGTCCGAGTAGTAGTAGCGTTTCACCGGTGCCATCGCCAAGCCCTAGAGCCACGCCACTGCCTGTAGCCAG ATCGCCCACGGCAAGATCAAACGGACCGCCACAAAGTAGCCTGAGAAGAGCGAAGAGATGGTCGTCCACCGGCGATTTTACACATTCCCCGCAAAACCAGGGAAGCAATTCCCAGCTCGTCGGTACCAG ATTGTCTGCGTCCACCAAGTCCCTGTTCAACCTGTTCAAACCACCGGCGATGAACAACGTCAAGCACGG CACCAGAGACATGCAGTACAACGAGGAGGAAGGCACCGTCCGCATGTATCTGCGCGGTCGACCGGTCGTTCTTTATGTTCCTACATCCATGATGGAATCCTACGACCTTCACAAAGTTAGCACACCGCCGCAGAGCAAATTGAAACTCGACTGGGTCTACGGTTACCGCGGCCGCGATTGCCGTAGCAATTTACACCTGCTGCCGACCGGCGAGATCGTATATTTCGTCGCGGCGGTCGTTGTTCTGTACAACATGGAGGAGCACAGTCAGAGACATTACCTAGGTCATACGGACGATGTCAAGTG caTAGCGATTCATCCCAACAAATTAATCGTCGCGACGGGACAGGTTTGCGGGACGGATCGTCGAGATGCTATG CCACACATAAGAATATGGAACTCCGTGAGCCTGACGACACTCAGCGTGATCGGCAATGGCGAATTCGACGGATCGATTTGCTGTCTGTCATTCTCCAAGGCTGACGGCGGAAATTATTTGTGCGCTATTGACGAGACCTCCGATCACAATATATCGATCTGGGACTGGCAGAAGAGCGACCGTGGCACCAAAGTGACCGAAACGAAG TGCTCTGTCGACACGGTGGTTTGCGCCGAGTGGCATCCGCTGGAACGCAACCAGATCGTTTCTTGTGGAAAAGGACACGTGTCCTTTTGGTCCCTGGACAACGGTGGCATGCTGTATAAACGTATGGGCGTTTTCGAGAGCAGAGATAAGCCCAGGTACGTTACCTGTGTCGCCTTCAATCAAAACGGAGACATCCTCACTGGCGACAGCAACGGCAACATCATCGTTTGGGCTCGAG gtACTAACACAATCTCAAGGCTAGTGAGGAATCTCCACGAAGGATCGATTTTCTCCATATGTGTTTTGAAAAATGGCAACATTATTACCGGAGGCGGAAAGGACggcaaaattttgtattttgacgCTTCTTTGAATCTGACGGGAGAAGAAGCCCAG ATCGAGGATCATTTCGGCGGAATTCGAACGCTTTCGGAAGGAAGGGGCACTCAATTATTAATTGGCACAACGAGGAACTGCATCCTCGTTGGCGAGAATGACATGGGTTTTAATCCCGCGATGCTGGGTCACGCCGAGGAAGTTTGGGGACTTGCGGCTCATCCGACTTTGCCACAATTTGCCACAGCGGGACACGACAGATTGTTGCAGATGTGGGACAGTTTAAGTCATACTGTGGTGTGGAGCAAAGACATCGGG GAGCAAGCACAGAGTATCGCTTTCTCACCGGACGGTAACATTATAGTCGTCGGTTGCGTGTCGGGAAAATGGTTGGCAATCGATAGCGAGACGCGAGAATTGTATACACATCACAGCGATGGTGCCGAGCCTATGCAG gttGTTCAATTCTCACCCGATGGTTCCTTGCTTGCACTCGGCTCCAGagataattacatttacatttatcaaGTGAACGAGGTTGCGACCAAGTATAGTCGAGTTGGGCGGTGCATG CCAAAGCGGATTCGAAGGCACGGA gGACATTCCAGTTTCATAACTCATCTGGATTGGTCTGTGGATGGTCAATACTTGCGCAGCAATAGCGGAGACTACGAATTACTTTATT GGAACCCTGGTGTTTGCCGTCAAATTCCACAGTCTTCGATGTTAAGGAATGTTGATTGGGCGACCCATACCTGCGTGATATCGTTCGAGACAATAGGTATTTGGCCGGAGGGCGCTGATGGAACTGATGTGAATAATTGCACGCGAAGTGGCGACGGCAAACTCTTAGCTACCGGTGATGATTTCGGAAAGGTCAAATTGTTCTCTCATCCGGCATGCCAGCCAAAG TCGTTATACCACTCCTATGGCGGCCACTCGAGTCACGTAACAAACGTCTCGTTCTTGCAAGATGATTCCCGATTGGTATCGACTGGCGGCGCCGATACCAGTGTTCTCCAGTGGATAGTAAATTAA
- the LOC105208289 gene encoding echinoderm microtubule-associated protein-like 2 isoform X5, giving the protein MSTPDTMDTIDEAEQAWHEMLECETGSLLGRVADLERQSLAQRDEIVCLRATLADALRRIAQLEAREKREDDRNERRNERMVSSPLRNGHVPLRSSQNSVPQKDLRLRQTGVLRNSSSSGSSQDVRDATSSPRRPASYVHPSQLPQRRSVHYQSTGSLHSDSPSSSSVSPVPSPSPRATPLPVARSPTARSNGPPQSSLRRAKRWSSTGDFTHSPQNQGSNSQLVGTSTRDMQYNEEEGTVRMYLRGRPVVLYVPTSMMESYDLHKVSTPPQSKLKLDWVYGYRGRDCRSNLHLLPTGEIVYFVAAVVVLYNMEEHSQRHYLGHTDDVKCIAIHPNKLIVATGQVCGTDRRDAMPHIRIWNSVSLTTLSVIGNGEFDGSICCLSFSKADGGNYLCAIDETSDHNISIWDWQKSDRGTKVTETKCSVDTVVCAEWHPLERNQIVSCGKGHVSFWSLDNGGMLYKRMGVFESRDKPRYVTCVAFNQNGDILTGDSNGNIIVWARGTNTISRLVRNLHEGSIFSICVLKNGNIITGGGKDGKILYFDASLNLTGEEAQIEDHFGGIRTLSEGRGTQLLIGTTRNCILVGENDMGFNPAMLGHAEEVWGLAAHPTLPQFATAGHDRLLQMWDSLSHTVVWSKDIGEQAQSIAFSPDGNIIVVGCVSGKWLAIDSETRELYTHHSDGAEPMQVVQFSPDGSLLALGSRDNYIYIYQVNEVATKYSRVGRCMPKRIRRHGGHSSFITHLDWSVDGQYLRSNSGDYELLYWNPGVCRQIPQSSMLRNVDWATHTCVISFETIGIWPEGADGTDVNNCTRSGDGKLLATGDDFGKVKLFSHPACQPKSLYHSYGGHSSHVTNVSFLQDDSRLVSTGGADTSVLQWIVN; this is encoded by the exons ATGTCCACGCCGGACACGATGGATACCATTGACGAGGCGGAACAAGCGTGGC ATGAGATGCTGGAGTGTGAGACTGGATCCCTTTTAGGCAGAGTGGCGGACCTCGAAAGGCAATCCTTGGCGCAGAGGGACGAGATAGTTTGTCTTCGCGCCACTCTTGCGGATGCACTAAGGCGAATCGCCCAGCTTGAGGCAAGAGAAAAGCGAGAGGATGACAGGAACGAGAGGAGAAACGAAAGGATGGTGTCCTCGCCCTTAAGGAACGGCCATGTACCTCTCAGAA GTAGTCAAAATTCGGTGCCACAGAAGGACTTAAGGTTGCGCCAGACCGGTGTCCTCAGAAATTCCTCATCCTCGGGATCGTCGCAGGACGTTCGCGACGCGACGTCCAGTCCGAGACGGCCTGCCAGCTATGTGCATCCCTCCCAACTTCCTCAAAG GAGATCCGTCCACTATCAGTCAACGGGCTCTTTGCATTCCGATAGTCCGAGTAGTAGTAGCGTTTCACCGGTGCCATCGCCAAGCCCTAGAGCCACGCCACTGCCTGTAGCCAG ATCGCCCACGGCAAGATCAAACGGACCGCCACAAAGTAGCCTGAGAAGAGCGAAGAGATGGTCGTCCACCGGCGATTTTACACATTCCCCGCAAAACCAGGGAAGCAATTCCCAGCTCGTCGGTACCAG CACCAGAGACATGCAGTACAACGAGGAGGAAGGCACCGTCCGCATGTATCTGCGCGGTCGACCGGTCGTTCTTTATGTTCCTACATCCATGATGGAATCCTACGACCTTCACAAAGTTAGCACACCGCCGCAGAGCAAATTGAAACTCGACTGGGTCTACGGTTACCGCGGCCGCGATTGCCGTAGCAATTTACACCTGCTGCCGACCGGCGAGATCGTATATTTCGTCGCGGCGGTCGTTGTTCTGTACAACATGGAGGAGCACAGTCAGAGACATTACCTAGGTCATACGGACGATGTCAAGTG caTAGCGATTCATCCCAACAAATTAATCGTCGCGACGGGACAGGTTTGCGGGACGGATCGTCGAGATGCTATG CCACACATAAGAATATGGAACTCCGTGAGCCTGACGACACTCAGCGTGATCGGCAATGGCGAATTCGACGGATCGATTTGCTGTCTGTCATTCTCCAAGGCTGACGGCGGAAATTATTTGTGCGCTATTGACGAGACCTCCGATCACAATATATCGATCTGGGACTGGCAGAAGAGCGACCGTGGCACCAAAGTGACCGAAACGAAG TGCTCTGTCGACACGGTGGTTTGCGCCGAGTGGCATCCGCTGGAACGCAACCAGATCGTTTCTTGTGGAAAAGGACACGTGTCCTTTTGGTCCCTGGACAACGGTGGCATGCTGTATAAACGTATGGGCGTTTTCGAGAGCAGAGATAAGCCCAGGTACGTTACCTGTGTCGCCTTCAATCAAAACGGAGACATCCTCACTGGCGACAGCAACGGCAACATCATCGTTTGGGCTCGAG gtACTAACACAATCTCAAGGCTAGTGAGGAATCTCCACGAAGGATCGATTTTCTCCATATGTGTTTTGAAAAATGGCAACATTATTACCGGAGGCGGAAAGGACggcaaaattttgtattttgacgCTTCTTTGAATCTGACGGGAGAAGAAGCCCAG ATCGAGGATCATTTCGGCGGAATTCGAACGCTTTCGGAAGGAAGGGGCACTCAATTATTAATTGGCACAACGAGGAACTGCATCCTCGTTGGCGAGAATGACATGGGTTTTAATCCCGCGATGCTGGGTCACGCCGAGGAAGTTTGGGGACTTGCGGCTCATCCGACTTTGCCACAATTTGCCACAGCGGGACACGACAGATTGTTGCAGATGTGGGACAGTTTAAGTCATACTGTGGTGTGGAGCAAAGACATCGGG GAGCAAGCACAGAGTATCGCTTTCTCACCGGACGGTAACATTATAGTCGTCGGTTGCGTGTCGGGAAAATGGTTGGCAATCGATAGCGAGACGCGAGAATTGTATACACATCACAGCGATGGTGCCGAGCCTATGCAG gttGTTCAATTCTCACCCGATGGTTCCTTGCTTGCACTCGGCTCCAGagataattacatttacatttatcaaGTGAACGAGGTTGCGACCAAGTATAGTCGAGTTGGGCGGTGCATG CCAAAGCGGATTCGAAGGCACGGA gGACATTCCAGTTTCATAACTCATCTGGATTGGTCTGTGGATGGTCAATACTTGCGCAGCAATAGCGGAGACTACGAATTACTTTATT GGAACCCTGGTGTTTGCCGTCAAATTCCACAGTCTTCGATGTTAAGGAATGTTGATTGGGCGACCCATACCTGCGTGATATCGTTCGAGACAATAGGTATTTGGCCGGAGGGCGCTGATGGAACTGATGTGAATAATTGCACGCGAAGTGGCGACGGCAAACTCTTAGCTACCGGTGATGATTTCGGAAAGGTCAAATTGTTCTCTCATCCGGCATGCCAGCCAAAG TCGTTATACCACTCCTATGGCGGCCACTCGAGTCACGTAACAAACGTCTCGTTCTTGCAAGATGATTCCCGATTGGTATCGACTGGCGGCGCCGATACCAGTGTTCTCCAGTGGATAGTAAATTAA
- the LOC105208289 gene encoding echinoderm microtubule-associated protein-like 2 isoform X3 yields MRVNGHSEQSARQEMDEMLECETGSLLGRVADLERQSLAQRDEIVCLRATLADALRRIAQLEAREKREDDRNERRNERMVSSPLRNGHVPLRSSQNSVPQKDLRLRQTGVLRNSSSSGSSQDVRDATSSPRRPASYVHPSQLPQRRSVHYQSTGSLHSDSPSSSSVSPVPSPSPRATPLPVARSPTARSNGPPQSSLRRAKRWSSTGDFTHSPQNQGSNSQLVGTRLSASTKSLFNLFKPPAMNNVKHGTRDMQYNEEEGTVRMYLRGRPVVLYVPTSMMESYDLHKVSTPPQSKLKLDWVYGYRGRDCRSNLHLLPTGEIVYFVAAVVVLYNMEEHSQRHYLGHTDDVKCIAIHPNKLIVATGQVCGTDRRDAMPHIRIWNSVSLTTLSVIGNGEFDGSICCLSFSKADGGNYLCAIDETSDHNISIWDWQKSDRGTKVTETKCSVDTVVCAEWHPLERNQIVSCGKGHVSFWSLDNGGMLYKRMGVFESRDKPRYVTCVAFNQNGDILTGDSNGNIIVWARGTNTISRLVRNLHEGSIFSICVLKNGNIITGGGKDGKILYFDASLNLTGEEAQIEDHFGGIRTLSEGRGTQLLIGTTRNCILVGENDMGFNPAMLGHAEEVWGLAAHPTLPQFATAGHDRLLQMWDSLSHTVVWSKDIGEQAQSIAFSPDGNIIVVGCVSGKWLAIDSETRELYTHHSDGAEPMQVVQFSPDGSLLALGSRDNYIYIYQVNEVATKYSRVGRCMPKRIRRHGGHSSFITHLDWSVDGQYLRSNSGDYELLYWNPGVCRQIPQSSMLRNVDWATHTCVISFETIGIWPEGADGTDVNNCTRSGDGKLLATGDDFGKVKLFSHPACQPKSLYHSYGGHSSHVTNVSFLQDDSRLVSTGGADTSVLQWIVN; encoded by the exons ATGCGCGTAAACGGGCATTCGGAACAGAGTGCGAGGCAAGAAATGG ATGAGATGCTGGAGTGTGAGACTGGATCCCTTTTAGGCAGAGTGGCGGACCTCGAAAGGCAATCCTTGGCGCAGAGGGACGAGATAGTTTGTCTTCGCGCCACTCTTGCGGATGCACTAAGGCGAATCGCCCAGCTTGAGGCAAGAGAAAAGCGAGAGGATGACAGGAACGAGAGGAGAAACGAAAGGATGGTGTCCTCGCCCTTAAGGAACGGCCATGTACCTCTCAGAA GTAGTCAAAATTCGGTGCCACAGAAGGACTTAAGGTTGCGCCAGACCGGTGTCCTCAGAAATTCCTCATCCTCGGGATCGTCGCAGGACGTTCGCGACGCGACGTCCAGTCCGAGACGGCCTGCCAGCTATGTGCATCCCTCCCAACTTCCTCAAAG GAGATCCGTCCACTATCAGTCAACGGGCTCTTTGCATTCCGATAGTCCGAGTAGTAGTAGCGTTTCACCGGTGCCATCGCCAAGCCCTAGAGCCACGCCACTGCCTGTAGCCAG ATCGCCCACGGCAAGATCAAACGGACCGCCACAAAGTAGCCTGAGAAGAGCGAAGAGATGGTCGTCCACCGGCGATTTTACACATTCCCCGCAAAACCAGGGAAGCAATTCCCAGCTCGTCGGTACCAG ATTGTCTGCGTCCACCAAGTCCCTGTTCAACCTGTTCAAACCACCGGCGATGAACAACGTCAAGCACGG CACCAGAGACATGCAGTACAACGAGGAGGAAGGCACCGTCCGCATGTATCTGCGCGGTCGACCGGTCGTTCTTTATGTTCCTACATCCATGATGGAATCCTACGACCTTCACAAAGTTAGCACACCGCCGCAGAGCAAATTGAAACTCGACTGGGTCTACGGTTACCGCGGCCGCGATTGCCGTAGCAATTTACACCTGCTGCCGACCGGCGAGATCGTATATTTCGTCGCGGCGGTCGTTGTTCTGTACAACATGGAGGAGCACAGTCAGAGACATTACCTAGGTCATACGGACGATGTCAAGTG caTAGCGATTCATCCCAACAAATTAATCGTCGCGACGGGACAGGTTTGCGGGACGGATCGTCGAGATGCTATG CCACACATAAGAATATGGAACTCCGTGAGCCTGACGACACTCAGCGTGATCGGCAATGGCGAATTCGACGGATCGATTTGCTGTCTGTCATTCTCCAAGGCTGACGGCGGAAATTATTTGTGCGCTATTGACGAGACCTCCGATCACAATATATCGATCTGGGACTGGCAGAAGAGCGACCGTGGCACCAAAGTGACCGAAACGAAG TGCTCTGTCGACACGGTGGTTTGCGCCGAGTGGCATCCGCTGGAACGCAACCAGATCGTTTCTTGTGGAAAAGGACACGTGTCCTTTTGGTCCCTGGACAACGGTGGCATGCTGTATAAACGTATGGGCGTTTTCGAGAGCAGAGATAAGCCCAGGTACGTTACCTGTGTCGCCTTCAATCAAAACGGAGACATCCTCACTGGCGACAGCAACGGCAACATCATCGTTTGGGCTCGAG gtACTAACACAATCTCAAGGCTAGTGAGGAATCTCCACGAAGGATCGATTTTCTCCATATGTGTTTTGAAAAATGGCAACATTATTACCGGAGGCGGAAAGGACggcaaaattttgtattttgacgCTTCTTTGAATCTGACGGGAGAAGAAGCCCAG ATCGAGGATCATTTCGGCGGAATTCGAACGCTTTCGGAAGGAAGGGGCACTCAATTATTAATTGGCACAACGAGGAACTGCATCCTCGTTGGCGAGAATGACATGGGTTTTAATCCCGCGATGCTGGGTCACGCCGAGGAAGTTTGGGGACTTGCGGCTCATCCGACTTTGCCACAATTTGCCACAGCGGGACACGACAGATTGTTGCAGATGTGGGACAGTTTAAGTCATACTGTGGTGTGGAGCAAAGACATCGGG GAGCAAGCACAGAGTATCGCTTTCTCACCGGACGGTAACATTATAGTCGTCGGTTGCGTGTCGGGAAAATGGTTGGCAATCGATAGCGAGACGCGAGAATTGTATACACATCACAGCGATGGTGCCGAGCCTATGCAG gttGTTCAATTCTCACCCGATGGTTCCTTGCTTGCACTCGGCTCCAGagataattacatttacatttatcaaGTGAACGAGGTTGCGACCAAGTATAGTCGAGTTGGGCGGTGCATG CCAAAGCGGATTCGAAGGCACGGA gGACATTCCAGTTTCATAACTCATCTGGATTGGTCTGTGGATGGTCAATACTTGCGCAGCAATAGCGGAGACTACGAATTACTTTATT GGAACCCTGGTGTTTGCCGTCAAATTCCACAGTCTTCGATGTTAAGGAATGTTGATTGGGCGACCCATACCTGCGTGATATCGTTCGAGACAATAGGTATTTGGCCGGAGGGCGCTGATGGAACTGATGTGAATAATTGCACGCGAAGTGGCGACGGCAAACTCTTAGCTACCGGTGATGATTTCGGAAAGGTCAAATTGTTCTCTCATCCGGCATGCCAGCCAAAG TCGTTATACCACTCCTATGGCGGCCACTCGAGTCACGTAACAAACGTCTCGTTCTTGCAAGATGATTCCCGATTGGTATCGACTGGCGGCGCCGATACCAGTGTTCTCCAGTGGATAGTAAATTAA
- the LOC105208289 gene encoding echinoderm microtubule-associated protein-like 2 isoform X6, giving the protein MSTPDTMDTIDEAEQAWHEMLECETGSLLGRVADLERQSLAQRDEIVCLRATLADALRRIAQLEAREKREDDRNERRNERMVSSPLRNGHVPLRSSQNSVPQKDLRLRQTGVLRNSSSSGSSQDVRDATSSPRRPASYVHPSQLPQRRSVHYQSTGSLHSDSPSSSSVSPVPSPSPRATPLPVASTRDMQYNEEEGTVRMYLRGRPVVLYVPTSMMESYDLHKVSTPPQSKLKLDWVYGYRGRDCRSNLHLLPTGEIVYFVAAVVVLYNMEEHSQRHYLGHTDDVKCIAIHPNKLIVATGQVCGTDRRDAMPHIRIWNSVSLTTLSVIGNGEFDGSICCLSFSKADGGNYLCAIDETSDHNISIWDWQKSDRGTKVTETKCSVDTVVCAEWHPLERNQIVSCGKGHVSFWSLDNGGMLYKRMGVFESRDKPRYVTCVAFNQNGDILTGDSNGNIIVWARGTNTISRLVRNLHEGSIFSICVLKNGNIITGGGKDGKILYFDASLNLTGEEAQIEDHFGGIRTLSEGRGTQLLIGTTRNCILVGENDMGFNPAMLGHAEEVWGLAAHPTLPQFATAGHDRLLQMWDSLSHTVVWSKDIGEQAQSIAFSPDGNIIVVGCVSGKWLAIDSETRELYTHHSDGAEPMQVVQFSPDGSLLALGSRDNYIYIYQVNEVATKYSRVGRCMPKRIRRHGGHSSFITHLDWSVDGQYLRSNSGDYELLYWNPGVCRQIPQSSMLRNVDWATHTCVISFETIGIWPEGADGTDVNNCTRSGDGKLLATGDDFGKVKLFSHPACQPKSLYHSYGGHSSHVTNVSFLQDDSRLVSTGGADTSVLQWIVN; this is encoded by the exons ATGTCCACGCCGGACACGATGGATACCATTGACGAGGCGGAACAAGCGTGGC ATGAGATGCTGGAGTGTGAGACTGGATCCCTTTTAGGCAGAGTGGCGGACCTCGAAAGGCAATCCTTGGCGCAGAGGGACGAGATAGTTTGTCTTCGCGCCACTCTTGCGGATGCACTAAGGCGAATCGCCCAGCTTGAGGCAAGAGAAAAGCGAGAGGATGACAGGAACGAGAGGAGAAACGAAAGGATGGTGTCCTCGCCCTTAAGGAACGGCCATGTACCTCTCAGAA GTAGTCAAAATTCGGTGCCACAGAAGGACTTAAGGTTGCGCCAGACCGGTGTCCTCAGAAATTCCTCATCCTCGGGATCGTCGCAGGACGTTCGCGACGCGACGTCCAGTCCGAGACGGCCTGCCAGCTATGTGCATCCCTCCCAACTTCCTCAAAG GAGATCCGTCCACTATCAGTCAACGGGCTCTTTGCATTCCGATAGTCCGAGTAGTAGTAGCGTTTCACCGGTGCCATCGCCAAGCCCTAGAGCCACGCCACTGCCTGTAGCCAG CACCAGAGACATGCAGTACAACGAGGAGGAAGGCACCGTCCGCATGTATCTGCGCGGTCGACCGGTCGTTCTTTATGTTCCTACATCCATGATGGAATCCTACGACCTTCACAAAGTTAGCACACCGCCGCAGAGCAAATTGAAACTCGACTGGGTCTACGGTTACCGCGGCCGCGATTGCCGTAGCAATTTACACCTGCTGCCGACCGGCGAGATCGTATATTTCGTCGCGGCGGTCGTTGTTCTGTACAACATGGAGGAGCACAGTCAGAGACATTACCTAGGTCATACGGACGATGTCAAGTG caTAGCGATTCATCCCAACAAATTAATCGTCGCGACGGGACAGGTTTGCGGGACGGATCGTCGAGATGCTATG CCACACATAAGAATATGGAACTCCGTGAGCCTGACGACACTCAGCGTGATCGGCAATGGCGAATTCGACGGATCGATTTGCTGTCTGTCATTCTCCAAGGCTGACGGCGGAAATTATTTGTGCGCTATTGACGAGACCTCCGATCACAATATATCGATCTGGGACTGGCAGAAGAGCGACCGTGGCACCAAAGTGACCGAAACGAAG TGCTCTGTCGACACGGTGGTTTGCGCCGAGTGGCATCCGCTGGAACGCAACCAGATCGTTTCTTGTGGAAAAGGACACGTGTCCTTTTGGTCCCTGGACAACGGTGGCATGCTGTATAAACGTATGGGCGTTTTCGAGAGCAGAGATAAGCCCAGGTACGTTACCTGTGTCGCCTTCAATCAAAACGGAGACATCCTCACTGGCGACAGCAACGGCAACATCATCGTTTGGGCTCGAG gtACTAACACAATCTCAAGGCTAGTGAGGAATCTCCACGAAGGATCGATTTTCTCCATATGTGTTTTGAAAAATGGCAACATTATTACCGGAGGCGGAAAGGACggcaaaattttgtattttgacgCTTCTTTGAATCTGACGGGAGAAGAAGCCCAG ATCGAGGATCATTTCGGCGGAATTCGAACGCTTTCGGAAGGAAGGGGCACTCAATTATTAATTGGCACAACGAGGAACTGCATCCTCGTTGGCGAGAATGACATGGGTTTTAATCCCGCGATGCTGGGTCACGCCGAGGAAGTTTGGGGACTTGCGGCTCATCCGACTTTGCCACAATTTGCCACAGCGGGACACGACAGATTGTTGCAGATGTGGGACAGTTTAAGTCATACTGTGGTGTGGAGCAAAGACATCGGG GAGCAAGCACAGAGTATCGCTTTCTCACCGGACGGTAACATTATAGTCGTCGGTTGCGTGTCGGGAAAATGGTTGGCAATCGATAGCGAGACGCGAGAATTGTATACACATCACAGCGATGGTGCCGAGCCTATGCAG gttGTTCAATTCTCACCCGATGGTTCCTTGCTTGCACTCGGCTCCAGagataattacatttacatttatcaaGTGAACGAGGTTGCGACCAAGTATAGTCGAGTTGGGCGGTGCATG CCAAAGCGGATTCGAAGGCACGGA gGACATTCCAGTTTCATAACTCATCTGGATTGGTCTGTGGATGGTCAATACTTGCGCAGCAATAGCGGAGACTACGAATTACTTTATT GGAACCCTGGTGTTTGCCGTCAAATTCCACAGTCTTCGATGTTAAGGAATGTTGATTGGGCGACCCATACCTGCGTGATATCGTTCGAGACAATAGGTATTTGGCCGGAGGGCGCTGATGGAACTGATGTGAATAATTGCACGCGAAGTGGCGACGGCAAACTCTTAGCTACCGGTGATGATTTCGGAAAGGTCAAATTGTTCTCTCATCCGGCATGCCAGCCAAAG TCGTTATACCACTCCTATGGCGGCCACTCGAGTCACGTAACAAACGTCTCGTTCTTGCAAGATGATTCCCGATTGGTATCGACTGGCGGCGCCGATACCAGTGTTCTCCAGTGGATAGTAAATTAA